Proteins co-encoded in one Schaalia radingae genomic window:
- a CDS encoding DUF5719 family protein yields MSTAHTPTAVPRTKLARSRRPMVAALITIMAIASICYLAARSATTQPSAIGPARIEAPVVTASPSSVTLGCPGGLDDPQAVGNTRMPAQWWVSPAGSSGVNAGGNDAAKNEPHVALTVTGERVQRATALVLSGNGGGELRSLVLDTCRPALQDQWVALGSTLVGEDVVLQLVNPSDKSTQVSIDAISESGPTTTPGPAVVVPPQSRMSLLAASWFPGYERLALHVRADGPGVIAWAQSSGMNGETPLGLTRIAGQPASLDSVIALPDRTALESAAIRIAVPSGENAQVTLSVLNPVGTTPLAGTDQLTVDNGTVLDVDISTLDDQARAIRVQSDVPIATTVMVKTVGSQWNGSQTHWEDRDASVGVAPVTTLTIPARQDLGALLSDILAEEQVARPTALETASGAELSTMSVLVTTGANATQVSIGDLTHDLPAGTSTQIDLDEAAQQTLEASQPVHVSLALSAKTPTGMLHAVTGLDHAGLGQGQETILMTPSR; encoded by the coding sequence ATGAGTACCGCGCACACACCCACAGCCGTGCCCCGCACGAAGCTGGCACGCTCACGGCGACCGATGGTCGCCGCACTGATCACGATTATGGCTATCGCGTCAATCTGCTACCTGGCCGCACGCTCCGCCACAACGCAGCCCAGTGCCATCGGCCCGGCCCGTATTGAAGCTCCGGTTGTGACGGCGTCCCCCTCGTCAGTGACACTGGGCTGCCCGGGAGGCCTGGACGACCCGCAAGCCGTCGGCAATACGCGGATGCCGGCGCAATGGTGGGTGTCACCTGCCGGATCCTCTGGTGTCAACGCTGGCGGGAACGATGCTGCAAAGAACGAACCACACGTGGCACTCACCGTGACAGGAGAGCGTGTGCAACGTGCCACCGCGCTGGTGCTGTCGGGAAACGGCGGAGGAGAACTGCGCTCCTTGGTGCTCGACACATGCCGACCAGCTCTGCAGGACCAGTGGGTTGCGCTCGGAAGTACTCTCGTGGGAGAGGACGTGGTGCTCCAACTGGTCAACCCATCCGACAAGTCGACACAGGTTTCCATCGATGCAATCAGCGAATCTGGCCCGACCACCACGCCAGGACCTGCCGTCGTTGTCCCGCCCCAATCACGCATGTCGCTGCTGGCAGCCTCCTGGTTCCCAGGATATGAGCGCCTTGCACTGCACGTTCGAGCCGACGGTCCCGGCGTCATCGCCTGGGCACAGTCATCCGGCATGAACGGTGAGACACCGTTGGGACTGACGCGAATTGCAGGGCAGCCAGCATCGCTGGACTCCGTCATAGCGTTGCCGGATCGCACCGCACTCGAATCAGCAGCCATCCGTATCGCCGTACCCAGCGGAGAGAACGCGCAGGTCACGTTGAGCGTGCTGAACCCCGTGGGAACAACGCCGTTGGCCGGCACCGACCAGCTCACCGTGGACAACGGGACAGTTCTGGATGTGGATATTTCCACGCTGGATGACCAGGCTCGTGCAATTCGCGTCCAATCAGATGTGCCCATCGCGACAACCGTGATGGTGAAGACGGTTGGGAGCCAATGGAACGGGTCGCAGACGCACTGGGAAGACAGAGATGCATCCGTCGGGGTCGCTCCCGTCACGACGCTCACCATCCCGGCTCGCCAGGACCTCGGGGCGCTCCTGAGTGACATTCTGGCTGAGGAGCAGGTGGCGCGTCCAACAGCCCTCGAAACTGCCAGCGGTGCAGAACTGAGCACCATGTCCGTGCTTGTCACCACCGGCGCGAACGCCACACAGGTGAGTATCGGGGACCTCACACACGACTTGCCAGCCGGGACAAGCACGCAGATCGATCTGGACGAAGCAGCTCAGCAGACACTCGAAGCCAGCCAGCCGGTCCACGTCAGCCTCGCACTGAGTGCGAAGACACCGACAGGTATGCTTCACGCGGTGACAGGGCTGGATCACGCCGGGTTAGGACAAGGCCAGGAAACGATCCTCATGACGCCCAGCCGATAA
- a CDS encoding glycosyltransferase, whose translation MTSDSESGADCPNGSVAACAVPLADDMTSSASHRSAHTTPPSSTPEQSDADVSPHGDEPGSRRARSHTAHGVVAVLVTRSTNDNRCRAAAVSIDSQAERPEHLVIIDAEAGDPRPPHTAAQADEHATLDNAIRDFTVPTTFVSTPGARNLSDAIHRAYADNDRVAELIDNSTWLWIMHDDCVAHPQCLSRQWNTAQSGRTIGVVGAKQVAMDGSRLLELGIRATRSARRVDTVMPDEIDQGQYDDTSDVLAVGTAGMLVSTQAWTKLGGLSPNLGPFGDGLEFGRRARRAGYRVVVDPKARVRHEQASLHDQGTDHPDDASFQARRYAQLFNWMAAVPWWQLPLLMVALTVWTPLRAIGRIMTSAAHLAIPELSAWLKLIAHTPDLIRARHLAARTATLSRRVLASVEASPREVWRARKLRARTIRARNDMDEGDPIQHASLRSYRMTSAVTFTVMTVITVALSIVLWHSHLSALRGGAWLALPSTLKQTAQAALTWWLPSGSGIAAVPDPFLVLLTVLIAPLCALGVSPTYATALLLAAAIPASCLTMWALSCAVTTSVRLRVVMCMVWACAPTLLLALLHGRLSAALVHVFLPLAAWGWIRLISRAKPTLVVPSADGVATVDRHVRAGGAWGIAAISLAVIVSAVPALMGAAVLIAAVALMRWRRRAAALAWSLVPAGVVITPLVSAAIRTGGTSWHALITPGGGTLAVPPAQAWQIALGLPFDIRAPYGELSRHNPSVWTWLNIHGLTTALICGAVVIVMLAVCALLSILPVRAHEPFTRMWGMAVAALSRFAAYGVSTVPVALGAGAHAPVGWLAADTVAYAWPGPFISLGLLGMTLALSTCDSPHYTAKAEDGELTVRMRAWSQRPPLIRSAATALVACTALVPMIVWVTMMMAPPTASRVTATSRPALPAVSTHAQESPRGGRTLVIAPLEPSAETSGSAEGTGAASPHDHQEDEAATRAQGALAAWILRAQDVSWTDDSALTRWARLIAVSPSEADGDAALPDPASAQLLSALATLVATPDEQAARILYQHNIDTVVCTGSKGSHAAASHCQASVEESLDKVAALEKVGDTDAGALWRVRPDSAQPAHLRIGTTPIDSTQLGTSVALDTGAGVDEGAPATLVWAERSDARWHATVDGRALEYVTPSEATWAQGFALPESGHLVITWSWWPQTLWRVVLAVAGAACIMGLVPLRRRT comes from the coding sequence ATGACGAGCGATTCGGAATCTGGGGCGGATTGTCCGAACGGGAGCGTCGCCGCTTGCGCCGTGCCGCTGGCTGATGACATGACCTCCAGCGCTTCGCACCGCTCGGCGCACACTACGCCACCCTCGTCCACCCCTGAACAATCAGACGCTGACGTCTCACCTCATGGCGATGAGCCAGGTTCACGCCGCGCGCGCAGCCACACTGCTCACGGCGTTGTCGCCGTGCTGGTCACCCGTTCGACGAATGACAACCGTTGCCGCGCAGCCGCGGTCAGTATCGATTCCCAGGCCGAACGGCCCGAACACCTCGTCATCATCGATGCGGAAGCTGGGGATCCCCGGCCACCTCACACTGCCGCCCAGGCTGACGAACACGCCACGCTCGACAATGCCATTCGTGACTTCACGGTTCCGACCACCTTCGTCTCAACACCAGGTGCGCGCAACCTCTCTGACGCCATCCACCGTGCATATGCCGACAACGATCGCGTGGCTGAACTGATCGATAATTCCACGTGGCTGTGGATCATGCACGATGACTGTGTGGCGCACCCACAGTGTCTGTCTCGTCAGTGGAATACCGCCCAGAGCGGACGCACAATCGGCGTGGTCGGTGCCAAACAGGTCGCAATGGACGGCTCACGCCTCCTTGAGTTGGGTATTCGCGCCACCCGTTCAGCACGGCGAGTCGACACAGTAATGCCCGATGAGATCGATCAAGGTCAATACGATGACACGTCCGATGTCCTCGCGGTCGGCACCGCCGGCATGCTGGTGAGCACGCAGGCATGGACGAAACTGGGCGGCTTGAGCCCCAACCTCGGACCTTTCGGTGACGGACTGGAGTTCGGCCGCAGGGCGCGGCGCGCCGGGTACCGCGTCGTCGTTGACCCGAAGGCACGAGTACGACATGAACAGGCCAGCCTGCATGACCAAGGCACTGACCATCCCGATGACGCGTCTTTCCAGGCACGCCGATATGCCCAGTTGTTCAACTGGATGGCGGCTGTGCCGTGGTGGCAACTGCCGCTGCTCATGGTGGCTCTGACCGTGTGGACACCGCTGCGTGCCATCGGCAGGATCATGACCAGTGCCGCCCACCTGGCGATACCTGAGCTGAGCGCCTGGCTCAAGCTGATCGCACACACGCCCGACCTGATTCGCGCACGCCACCTTGCCGCCCGCACCGCCACACTGTCTCGACGAGTACTCGCATCAGTGGAAGCCAGTCCGCGCGAGGTGTGGCGCGCCCGTAAACTTCGAGCCCGCACCATTCGCGCACGCAACGACATGGACGAGGGCGACCCCATCCAGCATGCCTCACTGCGCAGCTACCGCATGACCAGTGCTGTGACGTTCACCGTGATGACCGTGATCACTGTCGCACTCAGTATCGTCCTCTGGCACTCGCATCTGTCCGCCCTGCGCGGAGGTGCCTGGCTTGCATTGCCATCGACATTGAAACAGACGGCGCAAGCCGCGCTGACATGGTGGTTGCCGTCAGGCAGTGGAATTGCTGCTGTTCCTGACCCGTTCCTCGTTCTTCTCACGGTGCTCATTGCGCCGTTGTGCGCCTTGGGAGTATCCCCAACGTATGCGACTGCTCTTTTGCTGGCCGCAGCCATACCGGCATCGTGCCTGACAATGTGGGCCCTTTCGTGCGCTGTGACGACCTCAGTGCGCCTTCGAGTCGTCATGTGCATGGTGTGGGCCTGCGCCCCGACATTGCTGCTGGCATTACTCCACGGACGTCTCAGCGCCGCCCTCGTCCACGTCTTTCTTCCCCTGGCAGCGTGGGGCTGGATCCGACTGATCAGCCGCGCAAAGCCAACACTGGTCGTCCCGAGCGCGGATGGTGTGGCCACTGTTGACCGCCATGTCCGTGCCGGCGGAGCGTGGGGGATTGCGGCAATCAGCCTGGCCGTCATCGTGAGCGCGGTGCCTGCCCTGATGGGTGCGGCTGTGCTGATCGCCGCGGTTGCACTGATGCGGTGGAGGAGGCGTGCCGCCGCCCTCGCGTGGTCCCTCGTGCCTGCTGGAGTTGTGATCACCCCATTGGTCAGCGCGGCGATCCGTACTGGCGGTACGAGCTGGCACGCGCTCATTACGCCTGGCGGTGGAACACTTGCAGTTCCTCCTGCGCAGGCCTGGCAGATCGCACTGGGTCTGCCCTTTGACATTCGTGCCCCCTACGGAGAACTCAGCAGACACAACCCGTCGGTGTGGACGTGGTTGAATATTCACGGTTTGACCACAGCGCTCATCTGCGGGGCGGTCGTTATTGTCATGCTGGCGGTGTGCGCCCTGTTGAGCATCCTCCCTGTGCGTGCCCATGAGCCCTTCACCCGCATGTGGGGAATGGCCGTGGCAGCGCTGAGCCGGTTCGCAGCCTACGGTGTGAGCACAGTGCCAGTGGCACTGGGGGCCGGTGCTCATGCCCCTGTCGGATGGCTCGCTGCAGACACGGTAGCCTATGCGTGGCCCGGCCCCTTTATTTCACTGGGACTGTTGGGCATGACCCTCGCGCTGTCAACGTGCGACAGTCCGCACTACACGGCCAAGGCTGAAGACGGTGAGCTGACTGTGCGCATGCGCGCATGGTCGCAGCGCCCGCCTCTCATCCGTAGCGCAGCCACCGCACTGGTTGCCTGCACCGCGCTGGTCCCCATGATCGTGTGGGTCACGATGATGATGGCGCCCCCAACGGCGAGCAGAGTCACCGCCACATCGCGCCCGGCCCTGCCAGCCGTGTCCACTCACGCACAGGAATCACCGCGAGGCGGACGCACCCTCGTGATCGCCCCACTCGAACCGTCCGCCGAAACGTCTGGCTCAGCCGAGGGGACAGGCGCGGCCAGTCCACATGATCATCAGGAAGACGAGGCCGCGACGCGCGCTCAAGGCGCACTGGCCGCGTGGATCCTGCGCGCCCAGGACGTGTCATGGACCGATGATTCAGCGCTGACACGATGGGCCCGTCTGATCGCAGTCAGTCCGAGCGAGGCGGATGGCGATGCAGCCCTCCCAGACCCCGCATCCGCGCAGCTTCTCAGCGCACTCGCCACGCTGGTTGCGACCCCTGACGAGCAGGCTGCGCGCATCCTGTACCAGCACAACATCGACACAGTGGTGTGCACCGGATCGAAAGGTTCGCACGCGGCTGCTTCTCACTGCCAGGCCAGCGTCGAAGAATCACTCGACAAAGTGGCGGCACTGGAAAAAGTAGGTGACACGGATGCGGGCGCCCTGTGGAGAGTCCGACCAGATTCAGCCCAGCCCGCACATTTACGGATCGGCACGACGCCGATTGACTCCACTCAACTCGGCACATCAGTCGCCCTTGATACTGGAGCAGGGGTGGACGAGGGAGCCCCTGCCACCCTGGTGTGGGCGGAGCGTTCAGATGCGCGCTGGCATGCCACTGTGGACGGGCGCGCACTTGAATACGTGACACCCTCGGAAGCCACCTGGGCTCAAGGCTTTGCACTGCCAGAATCGGGGCACCTTGTCATCACCTGGTCGTGGTGGCCGCAGACCCTGTGGCGCGTTGTGCTCGCTGTGGCCGGAGCCGCCTGCATTATGGGCCTCGTGCCACTCAGGAGGCGCACATGA
- a CDS encoding WhiB family transcriptional regulator encodes MTWSEAADVEAFARADGPLAWQQHALCAQTDPEAFFPEKGGSTREAKAVCQSCSVREECLEYALAHDERFGIWGGLSERERRRLRRAAG; translated from the coding sequence CTGACATGGTCCGAGGCTGCGGATGTCGAGGCATTTGCCCGTGCTGATGGCCCGCTGGCGTGGCAGCAGCATGCGCTGTGCGCACAGACAGATCCAGAAGCCTTCTTCCCGGAAAAGGGAGGATCGACGCGCGAAGCGAAAGCCGTGTGCCAATCATGCTCAGTGCGCGAAGAGTGCCTGGAATACGCATTAGCTCATGACGAGCGATTCGGAATCTGGGGCGGATTGTCCGAACGGGAGCGTCGCCGCTTGCGCCGTGCCGCTGGCTGA